A part of Neodiprion pinetum isolate iyNeoPine1 chromosome 4, iyNeoPine1.2, whole genome shotgun sequence genomic DNA contains:
- the Nup98-96 gene encoding nuclear pore complex protein Nup98-Nup96 isoform X1, which translates to MFGQSANTSFGGFGAGTQSSPFSQSPFGKPITTTSFGGTAAPVFGSTNNSLFGAKPAGATTGGLFGNTAATPAFGQPATSQSSFGGFSNPNTNTGLFGNQQNANTSLFGTSNPTPAFGQGTKPAGFGFGSSAGTGLFGQTQQPTQQTAPSLFAPSNTAANTSLFGATTGFAGNNTAGGMSGTVVKFNPLTGTDTMIKNGVTQTISTRHYCITCMKEYEGKSLEELRLEDYTAGRKGQVQGTQTTGLFGSAAQPSLFSNTGVNTSTANTGFGATTTGFGGTSQPTANTGLFGKPIAGFGAAATTSSAFPFNSTTTTSNPFGANAQAKPFGAAAPTPLFGNANTSQTAATGFGTNNTSAFGSFGAVQPNQSIGLFNQNKPAFNMPASTASTGFGGFGQNTATNTSGGLFGVKPSGTTGFGTAPSFGATPAPAFGTGTGFGSTQNTGTSLFNSSFKPAGQPGFSFGATPSTSTGLGVSSGLNLGTGSLLFGQPKPGGLFSTPGTNTNFNTTGNFGLGSNFGANNNTMGSGLGTMGGGMGTNPAQQNSGANQVHQQILALVSAPFGDSPLLKNLLPASGKTEDLLKPTNATTRALNSPQYKITTNNSSPKIKARAVTNAQLSKKSLFEGLEEEDPALQEAFQPRANAKRLVLRPKPISTGDAQSLDRVATSPTVTESVRVKRDVLENANKENHQQDDIRRPADDRRSSTSWLKSSLQRPAKLPEDEFEGQPTLFRGSDNLEEGLDNTVAELRPQNKPQSLPQSPKLLAAGDSAVNSPSNIDRSILNSSNSSDTSDEQDETAAISQTEQEPNAACITLRRAGYYTIPPLDKLEEYVCGDTCVVPNFTVGRKGYGNVYFPDLIDIYGLNLDEIVHFRNKEVIIYPDDDQKPPMGQGLNRRAQVTLDRVWPHDKTLHEPITDPERLSAMNYEGKLRRVSAKHDTRFLEYRPETGSWVFKVDHFSKYGLSDSDEEDEDIPANADLKKLKAIMKPRVNAAGPVNKQLVPPVTDAKLQKKHSFLKRTSQEVQDSTLSFQSDTLNETDMALNEFYTNDQENDRSLALSPSAIFARVRGTDSHKLQLMKASFFDTDDEDIDDGTYKTQLNFLPKSSTKIISSTETMEAMEDDQMVPSGHVPTLRSNLSMQQDNSFLAKESRIMKDKKLAEVTDISHAKTSRLIQAFPPPIVKPATVVLQFSSEVLPLKESIVGKLNARCVADIGIQMGRSFRVGWGPDLTLVSLSTQKQAAIVPLHGKFSDLGSYVSGRLSNDTTSSIVQRLQIVGGGGDDVEHIETFKESIVGHLRIQLNHCILGHEGDCPVVGAGAGPATLHAHCNLAQELADSSNSDPLASYTSHVWNLSVALWGNLPDIQSESDEMKHQNVMVRREALSEWLENVIMETVLKETPEDDPSDKTILSLLSAHKLEDACKIAREAGDHCSALLMAQLGGPPSVKELIKQQLAMWQHTEVDTELSPDKLKLFMLVAGEPLICIKNGCVNVCEDLEWKQALGFHLWYVCPPTASVTDAVSLYESAFDASETESYASAPSPEYQEEDYEAEISNGKKVRDLCFHLLKLYCSGNHPLEKLLNPLTHTADPLDYRLSWLIQQVLVALGYSHLSSHVAAITHMNFAAQLETYGLWHWAIFVVLHLEDTGRRRSAVVDLLSRHVELDERSDYMKREEFLREELGIPSMWINKAKAIKAGAMKRYGEAAWYLIHGEQWNAAHELIIEHLAADAIINENLDYLNSLLSPLVPTECSSTINGWAHRGQLLWDYMLINEEIEALLAGNTDSTSIGYKLELLQPQLSLLCAKINQFPCPTAKHRLCQAEIAKRTAHLARNLVLLQSNGKNSTSRILAHLVTQLPLPEDYAQQELRHIVNLYVNEIGAR; encoded by the exons ATGTTTGGACAATCTGCTAATACTTCATTTG gAGGGTTTGGTGCAGGGACCCAGAGTAGCCCATTTAGTCAATCTCCATTTGGAAAACCCATCACAACAACGAGTTTTGGTGGTACAGCAGCACCAGTGTTCGGCAGTACCAACAATTCTCTGTTCGGCGCAAAGCCTGCGGGAGCGACGACAGGCGGACTATTTGGCAATACGGCAGCTACACCTGCTTTTGGACAACCAGCCACCAGTCAGTCATCATTTGGAG GATTCAGTAACCCAAATACGAACACCGGTCTCTTTGGTAATCAGCAAAATGCAAACACCAGTCTATTTGGAACAAGCAATCCTACCCCTGCTTTTGGTCAAGGAACTAAACCAGCAGGGTTTGGCTTTGGGAGTTCAGCTGGAACAGGATTATTTGGACAAACACAGCAACCTACTCAACAAACTGCACCGTCCCTTTTTGCACCATCCAATACAGCTGCAAATACCAGCTTATTTGGAGCTACAACTG GATTTGCTGGAAATAATACTGCAGGTGGGATGAGTGGTACAGTGGTGAAATTTAACCCTCTTACTGGTACTGAtacaatgataaaaaatggCGTTACCCAAACCATATCAACTCGACACTATTGCATTACTTGCATGAAGGAATACGAAGGAAAATCTCTGGAGGAATTGCGTTTAGAAGACTACACAGCAGGTCGTAAGGGACAAGTTCAAG GGACACAAACCACTGGACTGTTTGGGTCAGCAGCCCAACCTTCACTATTTTCTAACACAGGCGTTAACACAAGCACAGCAAATACAG gTTTTGGGGCAACTACAACTGGTTTTGGAGGAACAAGTCAGCCCACAGCAAACACTGGTTTATTTGGAAAACCAATAGCTGGTTTTGGAGCTGCAGCCACCACAAGTAGTGCTTTTCCTTTCAACTCGACGACAACAACATCTAATCCATTTGGTGCAAATGCGCAAGCTAAACCCTTTGGGG CTGCAGCTCCTACACCACTTTTTGGCAATGCCAACACAAGTCAGACAGCTGCTACTGGATTTGGTACTAACAATACATCTGCATTCGGTTCTTTCGGCGCTGTACAACCTAATCAG AGTATTGGACTCTTCAATCAAAACAAGCCTGCCTTCAATATGCCTGCATCCACAGCTAGTACTGGGTTTGGAGGATTTGGACAAAATACTGCAACAAATACTAGTGGGGGTTTATTTGGTGTGAAACCATCTGGTACAACAGGCTTTGGCACTGCACCTTCATTTGGTGCTACGCCTGCTCCAGCTTTCGGAACTGGTACAGGTTTTGGTTCAACACAAAATACGGGAACATCATTATTTAACTCATCCTTCAAACCCGCAGGACAACCTGGATTCTCATTTGGTGCTACACCTTCGACATCTACTGGACTTG GAGTAAGTTCTGGTCTGAATCTTGGTACTGGGTCTTTACTGTTTGGACAACCAAAACCTGGCGGTCTCTTTAGTACTCCGGGTACCAATACAAACTTCAATACTACTGGCAACTTTGGACTAGGGAGTAATTTTGGAGCGAACAACAACACTATGGGGTCTGGATTGGGAACGATGGGGGGAGg AATGGGCACCAATCCGGCACAACAAAATTCTGGAGCGAATCAAGTCCATCAGCAAATTTTAGCATTGGTCTCAGCACCATTTGGCGATTCACCGTTACTTAAAAACTTACTACCG GCCTCGGGTAAAACGGAGGACCTTTTGAAACCGACAAATGCAACCACTCGAGCTTTGAACAGTCCACAGTATAAGATAACTACTAACAATAGTTCCCCTAAAATAAAAGCTAGAGCCGTGACGAACGCTCAACTCTCTAAG AAATCACTATTCGAAGGCTTAGAAGAAGAAGATCCAGCATTACAAGAAGCTTTTCAACCGCGAGCTAATGCAAAACGGCTCGTTTTGCGTCCAAAACCAATAAGTACCGGAGATGCACAGTCGCTAGATCGAGTTGCAACTTCGCCTACCGTTACAGAATCAGTAAGGGTTAAAAGAGATGTGTTAGAAAATGcgaataaagaaaatcatcAGCAAGATGATATTCGGCGTCCTGCTGATGACAGAAGATCCTCTACATCATG GTTGAAATCAAGTTTACAAAGGCCGGCAAAATTACCAGAAGATGAATTTGAAGGACAACCAACGCTATTCCGAGGATCAGATAACCTAGAAGAAGGTCTTGACAACACCGTTGCAGAGTTGAGGCCTCAAAACAAACCTCAAAGCTTACCTCAATCACCAAAGCTGCTTGCAGCTGGTGACTCAGCCGTGAACTCTCCATCAAACATTGACAGGAGCATATTGAACTCTTCGAACAGCTCTG ACACTAGTGATGAACAAGATGAAACTGCGGCCATTTCCCAAACAGAGCAGGAACCAAATGCAGCTTGCATTACGCTGCGACGTGCTGGTTATTACACAATCCCACCACTTGACAAGCTTGAAGAATATGTTTGCGGAGATACTTGTGTCGTGCCCAATTTTACAGTGGGTCGTAAAGGATACGGCAATGTGTATTTCCCAGACCTGATTGACATTTATGGCTTAAATCTGGATGAAATTG TTCACTTTCGGAACAAGGAGGTTATTATTTACCCGGATGATGATCAAAAGCCACCCATGGGCCAAGGGTTGAATCGTAGAGCGCAAGTAACTCTCGATCGCGTCTGGCCACATGATAAGACTCTTCACGAACCTATAACTGACCCTGAACGTTTATCGGCTATGAATTATGAGGGAAAGCTTCGCAGAGTTTCGGCAAAACACGATACCAGGTTTCTAGAATATCGTCCAGAAACCGGATCTTGGGTTTTTAAG GTCGACCACTTCTCGAAATATGGACTCAGTGATTCCgatgaagaagatgaagatatTCCCGCAAATGCTGATCTTAAGAAGCTCAAAGCTATCATGAAACCAAGAGTAAATGCAGCAGGACCGGTCAATAAGCAACTAGTTCCTCCAGTAACTGATGCCAAACTACAAAAAAAG caCAGCTTCCTTAAACGCACGAGTCAGGAGGTTCAAGATTCGACCCTAAGTTTTCAATCAGATACTCTAAATGAGACTGATATGGCactgaatgaattttatacaa ATGATCAGGAGAACGATCGATCATTAGCACTCAGTCCATCTGCCATTTTTGCACGCGTCAGAGGAACGGATAGCCACAAACTTCAATTGATGAAGGCCAGTTTTTTTGATACAGATGATGAAGATATTGATGATG GCACCTATAAGACTCAATTAAACTTCCTTCCAAAAAGttcaacaaaaataatttcaagcaCAGAAACCATGGAGGCGATGGAAGATGACCAAATGGTTCCTTCCGGCCACGTACCTACATTAAGATCTAATTTAAGTATGCAGCAAGACAATTCATTTCTGGCTAAAGAGTCTAGAATTATGAAAG ACAAAAAACTTGCAGAGGTGACTGACATTTCACATGCGAAAACTTCAAGACTAATCCAAGCTTTTCCTCCTCCCATTGTGAAGCCTGCCACAGTTGTCCTTCAATTCTCTTCAGAAGTTTTACCTCTCAAAGAATCTATTGTTGGAAAATTAAATGCTCGTTGTGTAGCTGATATTG GTATCCAAATGGGACGTTCTTTTCGGGTAGGCTGGGGACCCGATTTGACACTGGTCTCTCTAAGTACACAAAAACAGGCTGCAATAGTTCCACTACATGGTAAATTTAGTGATCTCGGATCCTACGTGTCAGGTCGTTTATCCAATGATACAACATCAAGCATTGTACAAAGATTGCAGATTGTAGGAGGTGGCGGCGATGATGTGGAGCACATTGAAACATTCAAG GAAAGTATAGTTGGACATCTTCGTATACAACTGAACCATTGTATTCTTGGTCATGAGGGAGATTGCCCAGTAGTAGGTGCTGGTGCAGGACCAGCAACGTTACATGCTCATTGCAATCTTGCTCAAGAATTGGCGGATTCGTCAAATTCAGATCCTCTGGCGTCTTACACAAGTCATGTGTGGAACCTGAGTGTGGCTCTTTGGGGAAATTTGCCAGATATACAATCAGAAAGTG ATGAAATGAAACACCAGAATGTGATGGTGAGGCGAGAAGCACTCAGTGAATGGCTGGAGAATGTGATAATGGAAACAGTACTAAAAGAAACACCAGAAGACGATCCATCTGATAAAACAATCCTGTCATTGCTTTCAG CACACAAACTGGAGGACGCTTGTAAAATTGCACGAGAAGCGGGTGATCATTGTTCGGCACTTCTTATGGCCCAACTTGGAGGGCCACCGAGTGTAAAAGAACTGATCAAGCAACAACTAGCTATGTGGCAACACACTGAAGTCGATACGGAGCTTTCGCCTGATAAACTGAAGCTATTCATGCTTGTAGCTGGAGAACCTcttatttgtataaaaaatggaTGTGTCAATGTTTGTGAAGATCTAGAATGGAAGCAAGCATTAGGTTTTCATTTGTG GTACGTCTGTCCTCCTACCGCATCTGTCACCGACGCAGTGAGTCTTTATGAATCTGCTTTTGATGCATCTGAAACTGAGTCTTATGCTTCGGCGCCAAGCCCAGAGTACCAAGAAGAGGATTACGAGGCGGAAATAagtaatggaaaaaaagtgCGAGACCTGTGCTTCCACTTACTAAAATTGTACTGCTCCGGTAACCATCCGCTGGAAAAGTTACTGAATCCGTTAACTCACACGGCAGATCCATTAGATTACAGACTAAG CTGGTTGATACAACAAGTGCTTGTCGCGCTTGGTTATTCTCATTTATCTTCGCACGTTGCTGCAATAACACACATGAACTTTGCTGCCCAATTGGAAACGTATGGGCTTTGGCATTGGGCTATATTTGTTGTGCTACACCTGGAGGATACGGGCAGACGGCGATCAGCAGTAGTTGATCTTCTATCACGTCATGTTGAACTGGATGAGAGGTCAGATTACATGAAACGAGAAGAATTCTTGAGAGAGGAGCTTGGCATACCTTCAATGTGGATTAACAAAGCCAAAGCCATAAAAGCTGGGGCAATGAAACG GTATGGCGAAGCTGCTTGGTATCTTATTCATGGTGAACAATGGAATGCTGCTCATGAACTCATAATAGAACACCTAGCTGCTGATGCAATAATAAATG AAAACCTGGATTATTTGAATTCGTTGTTAAGCCCGTTAGTACCAACTGAATGCAGCAGTACAATAAATGGATGGGCACACCGTGGTCAACTACTTTGGGATTATATGTTAATCAATGAAGAAATTGAAGCATTGCTAGCTGGAAACACAGACAGTACCAGCATTGGATACAAACTTGAATTATTACAGCCACAATTGAGTCTTTTGTgtgcaaaaataaatcaatttcctTGCCCAACAGCCAAGCATAG GTTGTGCCAAGCAGAGATTGCGAAAAGAACTGCACATTTGGCCAGAAACTTGGTGTTATTACAATCAAACGGGAAGAATTCAACTTCCAGGATTCTTGCACATTTGGTTACGCAGTTACCCCTACCGGAAGACTATGCTCAGCAAGAGCTACGTCACATTGTAAATTTGTATGTTAATGAGATAGGAGCCCGTTAG